A window of Methanolobus sediminis contains these coding sequences:
- the ablB gene encoding putative beta-lysine N-acetyltransferase, producing the protein MYLKIQNAWREGTLRDQVLKIDNSVIQHGPFNDRVYLMKLSPMDHKDVPARVEEIAENNGYSKIFSKIPSSAKGHFQETGHVEEAYVPGMYNGYEGASFMAKFLSDERGNEQSPDEVKAVISTALSKLNESKEVQLSGDEECFVCTGEDVREMAKIYGEIFSSYPFPIKDPEYLLRTMQENLIYFGIRKAGKIVALSSCEMDVGNSNVEMTDFATLPEYRGRGYSYYLLKKMESKMREMGIITAYTIARARSYGMNITFSRSSYSYAGTLVNNTNISGSIESMNVWYKKLGQM; encoded by the coding sequence TTGTACCTGAAGATACAGAACGCATGGAGAGAAGGAACATTGCGTGATCAGGTTCTTAAGATCGATAACTCGGTCATCCAGCATGGTCCTTTCAATGACCGTGTATATCTGATGAAGCTTTCACCGATGGATCATAAGGATGTACCTGCCAGGGTGGAAGAAATTGCAGAAAATAACGGTTATTCAAAGATATTTTCCAAGATCCCGTCGTCTGCAAAAGGTCATTTTCAGGAAACAGGTCATGTTGAAGAAGCCTATGTACCTGGCATGTATAATGGTTATGAAGGTGCCAGTTTCATGGCAAAGTTCCTTTCAGATGAACGTGGGAATGAGCAAAGTCCTGATGAAGTTAAAGCAGTCATCAGTACTGCTCTCTCAAAGCTCAATGAGTCAAAAGAAGTGCAACTTTCAGGTGATGAAGAGTGTTTTGTTTGTACCGGTGAGGACGTCCGGGAAATGGCAAAAATATATGGTGAAATATTTTCAAGTTACCCATTTCCAATAAAAGACCCGGAATATCTTCTCAGAACAATGCAGGAGAACCTTATCTATTTTGGAATCAGGAAAGCCGGTAAAATTGTTGCTCTTTCATCCTGTGAAATGGATGTTGGGAACAGTAATGTTGAGATGACCGATTTTGCAACGTTGCCAGAATATCGGGGCAGAGGTTATTCGTACTATCTCTTGAAAAAGATGGAATCAAAGATGCGTGAGATGGGAATAATAACTGCTTATACGATTGCAAGGGCAAGATCCTATGGAATGAACATTACATTCTCCCGTAGTTCATATTCATATGCAGGAACCCTTGTGAATAACACAAACATTTCCGGTTCAATCGAAAGCATGAATGTCTGGTACAAAAAGCTTGGTCAGATGTGA
- a CDS encoding formate--phosphoribosylaminoimidazolecarboxamide ligase, which translates to MITKEEIMGIVENYDLDNLSIATVCSHSSLQIFYGARQEGFRTIGICVKEPPRFYDAFPLAKPDEFIVVDSYKEIPNIVDELRAKNAIIIPHGSFVEYMGGKAFAELGVPTFGNRAVLEWESDREMEREWLEGAGIEMPRLVKPQEIDGPVMVKYHGAKGGRGFFIAKNYEEFQEHIDPNEKFTIQEFIVGTRYYLHFFYSPLREEGYKLSTGILEMLSMDRRVESNADEIFRLGSPKELEEAEILPTYVVTGNVPLVARESLLPKIFNLGERVVEQSLELFGGMIGPFCLETVVTDKLEIKVFEISARIVAGTNIYLSGSPYSDLIEPDLSTGKRIAQEIKVATSMGQLDKILS; encoded by the coding sequence ATGATTACAAAAGAAGAAATAATGGGAATTGTTGAGAATTATGACCTGGACAATCTGAGCATTGCCACTGTTTGTTCTCATTCCAGTCTTCAGATCTTCTATGGTGCAAGACAGGAAGGTTTCAGGACCATAGGCATCTGTGTAAAGGAGCCACCAAGATTTTACGATGCTTTTCCTCTTGCAAAACCGGATGAGTTCATTGTAGTTGACAGCTACAAGGAGATTCCGAATATCGTTGATGAGCTTCGCGCGAAAAATGCTATTATAATCCCACATGGTTCATTTGTAGAGTATATGGGTGGCAAGGCTTTTGCCGAACTCGGAGTCCCTACTTTTGGAAACAGGGCAGTTCTTGAATGGGAATCAGACAGGGAAATGGAACGTGAATGGCTTGAAGGCGCTGGTATTGAAATGCCAAGGCTTGTCAAACCACAGGAAATCGATGGCCCTGTAATGGTCAAGTATCATGGTGCAAAAGGCGGACGTGGTTTCTTTATCGCCAAGAACTATGAAGAATTCCAGGAACATATCGATCCGAATGAAAAGTTCACAATTCAGGAATTCATTGTAGGAACCAGATATTATCTTCATTTCTTCTATTCACCACTCAGGGAAGAAGGCTACAAGCTCAGTACAGGTATCCTTGAAATGCTTAGTATGGACCGCAGGGTCGAGTCCAATGCAGATGAGATTTTCAGGCTTGGTTCTCCAAAAGAGCTTGAAGAGGCTGAAATTCTTCCTACTTATGTTGTTACTGGAAATGTTCCGCTTGTTGCCAGGGAATCACTTCTTCCTAAAATATTCAATCTGGGAGAAAGGGTTGTTGAGCAGTCACTTGAACTGTTCGGTGGTATGATCGGTCCTTTCTGTCTGGAAACCGTTGTCACGGACAAACTTGAGATCAAGGTCTTTGAGATATCCGCACGTATAGTTGCCGGTACAAACATCTACCTGTCAGGTTCCCCTTACTCCGATCTTATTGAACCTGACCTGTCAACAGGTAAGAGAATTGCCCAGGAAATAAAAGTTGCAACTTCCATGGGGCAACTTGACAAAATTTTATCATAA
- a CDS encoding Lrp/AsnC family transcriptional regulator has translation MVSKKDEHILSILQQGARTPISEIAKEVGLSENGVRYRLEKLEDEGYIKNYTVLLNPKKFGKGTFAIFNLEMEPKKTKESIKKLMEIEEFIKIYQTTGQYSIKAFGLFNDEEELTNFINNRLLYEIPVQNYSVEIITKNIKDSIYHI, from the coding sequence ATGGTCAGCAAAAAGGATGAACATATTCTATCCATACTGCAACAGGGAGCCAGAACACCGATATCAGAGATAGCAAAGGAAGTTGGCCTTAGCGAGAATGGTGTCAGATACAGGCTCGAAAAACTGGAAGATGAAGGGTACATAAAGAATTATACTGTTTTACTAAACCCTAAGAAGTTTGGAAAGGGAACCTTTGCCATCTTTAATCTGGAAATGGAACCAAAGAAGACAAAAGAAAGCATTAAAAAACTAATGGAAATAGAAGAGTTCATAAAAATATACCAGACAACAGGACAATACTCCATCAAAGCTTTCGGTCTTTTCAACGATGAAGAAGAACTGACCAATTTCATAAACAATCGTCTTCTCTACGAGATCCCTGTACAGAATTATAGCGTCGAGATAATTACAAAAAATATCAAAGACAGCATATATCACATCTGA
- a CDS encoding NAD(P)/FAD-dependent oxidoreductase, whose product MGPWGDTISDASYDYDVIIVGAGPAGLFAAYELAGKGLEVLVVDAGKDINERHCSVSSISSCGHCTPCSILCGVGGAGAYSDGTLNLRPDVGGNLAEQTGDAGSAWDLVDYVDNIYLKYGAPAKAYSATGEDAEMLKRRAASVGARFIDIKQRHIGSDNSVVLIEHMKNDLMSKGISFLLESRVKDIIVDNGRCKGVVLEQRRISSKYTLLAPGRVGYEWVNDLVEHHSIKFSYSGVDIGVRVEVPSIIMDPVTKINHDPKFHIYTKGHDDFVRTFCTNEHGFVVKEEYEGFVATNGHSMHSKESENTNFAFLVHVELTRPMENTIKYARSVAKLATTIGGGKPVLQRLGDLKRGRRSTSESISRNAVRNTLTDITPGDISMALPHRIVMDIMEGLEVLNEIIPGVNSDCTLLYAPEVKFYSLKVDVDKTMQTNIENLFVAGDGAGLSRDLINSSATGILAARGILTHAG is encoded by the coding sequence TTGGGGCCATGGGGTGATACTATTTCTGACGCAAGCTATGATTATGACGTAATTATCGTAGGCGCAGGTCCTGCCGGATTGTTTGCAGCCTATGAGCTCGCCGGAAAAGGGCTGGAGGTTCTTGTAGTAGATGCCGGCAAGGATATCAATGAAAGGCATTGCAGCGTGTCATCAATTTCATCATGTGGTCATTGCACTCCATGCTCAATTCTATGCGGTGTGGGAGGTGCAGGAGCTTACTCGGACGGGACTCTTAATCTCAGGCCGGATGTAGGTGGAAATCTTGCAGAACAGACAGGTGATGCAGGGTCTGCATGGGATCTTGTGGATTATGTAGATAATATCTACCTTAAATATGGAGCACCTGCCAAAGCATATTCGGCAACAGGGGAAGATGCTGAAATGCTGAAGCGCAGAGCAGCCTCAGTTGGTGCCAGGTTCATAGATATCAAGCAACGTCATATTGGCTCTGATAATTCCGTTGTGCTTATTGAACACATGAAGAATGATCTGATGTCAAAAGGTATTTCCTTTCTGCTGGAATCCAGAGTAAAAGACATAATTGTTGATAATGGCAGATGTAAAGGAGTGGTTCTGGAACAAAGGCGGATAAGTTCAAAATACACATTGCTTGCACCTGGAAGAGTTGGATACGAGTGGGTGAACGATCTTGTGGAACACCATTCAATTAAATTCTCTTATAGTGGGGTTGATATTGGTGTCCGTGTTGAAGTTCCCTCAATAATCATGGATCCTGTAACAAAGATAAATCATGATCCGAAATTCCATATCTATACCAAAGGTCACGATGATTTTGTCAGGACATTCTGCACCAATGAACATGGATTTGTGGTGAAGGAAGAGTACGAGGGCTTCGTTGCCACTAACGGTCATTCAATGCATAGTAAAGAATCAGAGAATACCAATTTCGCTTTTCTGGTTCATGTGGAACTGACAAGGCCAATGGAAAACACCATTAAATATGCAAGGTCAGTGGCTAAGCTTGCAACAACAATAGGTGGTGGGAAGCCTGTCCTTCAAAGACTTGGTGACCTTAAAAGGGGCAGGAGGTCAACATCAGAAAGTATCAGCAGAAATGCTGTCAGGAATACTCTTACAGACATCACTCCCGGTGATATCTCCATGGCTTTGCCTCACAGGATAGTTATGGATATCATGGAAGGCCTTGAAGTTCTTAATGAGATAATTCCCGGTGTCAATTCAGATTGCACTCTTCTCTATGCTCCGGAAGTAAAATTCTATTCCCTGAAGGTCGATGTGGACAAGACCATGCAGACAAATATTGAAAATCTGTTCGTTGCAGGCGACGGTGCAGGCCTGTCACGTGATCTTATTAACTCTTCAGCCACAGGAATTCTGGCGGCGAGGGGTATACTCACTCACGCAGGATAA
- the truA gene encoding tRNA pseudouridine(38-40) synthase TruA, which yields MRVALKIAYVGTGYHGSQVQPDVATIEGELFNALTQLEIIEDPKSARFSSSGRTDAGVHAREQVVAFDTDKPNLAIPRVINSKLPNSIWAWAHAEVPDDFDPRRWAISRKYRYIMSGEQYDIAKIRAASKLLVGEHDFANFCTKEGDKSTVRNVEKIDVRVSGTLTKIDIQANSFLWNMVRKIVTALTMVGSGVRDEEWLMQMLDPESYEEGLESSPAYGLTLMEVEYLEPIDWCEDAYAIRRATDNVHDYLVRHRVMAEVMDHLVPNE from the coding sequence ATGAGAGTTGCTCTGAAAATAGCATATGTAGGCACTGGCTATCATGGATCACAGGTCCAGCCGGATGTAGCTACGATAGAAGGCGAGCTGTTCAATGCACTCACACAGCTTGAGATTATCGAAGATCCTAAAAGCGCACGTTTTTCAAGTTCTGGAAGAACGGATGCAGGAGTACATGCAAGAGAACAGGTTGTTGCTTTTGATACCGACAAACCCAATCTTGCAATTCCAAGGGTCATTAATTCCAAATTACCAAATTCCATATGGGCATGGGCACATGCTGAAGTTCCTGACGATTTTGACCCCAGAAGATGGGCCATCAGCCGCAAATACAGATACATAATGAGCGGTGAGCAATATGATATAGCAAAGATCAGGGCTGCTTCAAAACTGCTTGTTGGAGAACATGATTTCGCCAATTTCTGCACAAAGGAAGGAGACAAAAGCACCGTCCGCAATGTGGAAAAGATAGATGTCCGTGTCAGTGGAACCTTAACCAAAATAGATATCCAGGCAAACAGTTTCCTCTGGAACATGGTCAGGAAAATAGTCACCGCCCTTACAATGGTTGGAAGTGGAGTGAGGGATGAAGAATGGCTAATGCAGATGCTAGATCCGGAATCATATGAAGAAGGATTGGAGTCATCACCTGCATACGGCCTGACACTCATGGAAGTGGAATACCTGGAACCTATTGACTGGTGCGAGGATGCTTATGCCATCAGGAGAGCCACAGATAATGTACACGATTATCTGGTGCGACACAGGGTCATGGCTGAAGTAATGGACCATCTAGTTCCAAACGAATAA
- a CDS encoding 3-isopropylmalate dehydratase small subunit, with the protein MSGRVWKFGDDVDTDAVIPGRYLIMNTPEELAAHAFEGVRPEFPKEVKEGDIIVAGNNFGCGSSREHAPIALKGTKISCVIAKSFARIFFRNSINIGVALLECPDTDRIEDGDQLDVDFASGVIKNVTKGEQYQATPLPDFVRGIMDAGGLIEYTRQII; encoded by the coding sequence ATGAGCGGAAGAGTCTGGAAATTTGGAGACGACGTTGATACTGATGCTGTAATCCCGGGAAGGTATCTTATTATGAATACCCCTGAGGAACTTGCAGCACATGCTTTTGAAGGTGTAAGGCCTGAATTCCCAAAAGAGGTAAAAGAAGGTGACATCATTGTTGCCGGTAACAATTTTGGATGTGGTTCCTCAAGAGAACACGCACCAATCGCACTTAAGGGTACAAAGATTAGCTGCGTGATCGCAAAGTCATTTGCACGTATCTTTTTCAGGAACTCTATTAACATCGGTGTTGCACTGCTTGAGTGTCCTGACACTGACAGGATAGAAGACGGTGACCAGCTTGATGTTGATTTCGCATCCGGTGTTATTAAAAATGTTACAAAGGGCGAACAGTACCAGGCAACACCTCTGCCGGATTTCGTAAGAGGGATCATGGATGCCGGCGGACTTATAGAATACACAAGACAGATCATCTGA
- a CDS encoding ArsR/SmtB family transcription factor: MGENEESTSSEKVLILPLSEDSKKITQLLSNEKAMKMLEILADRPMSASDVAEKLDLPLTTVKYNLDGLVEADLIKVKETKWSRKGREVKIYEPVHKLIVVAPGSMKNDRSSIISMLKKYLGLIAGAVFAATGLEALSRYSMFSSAPQMAQDSEVMTKAMPEFEADDFAGYEDIPDTNASDTVLYAQTTTEEMPVDTLTESADIPTESADMTSIPSDGVQPEMFASAAPNGTDAGADMMRESALAVNQTQVAPMSNTVTDNVTAAGGAVSDTFMHGLLSHVSVWFFFGCIFVITILFVREMYYRKKNI, encoded by the coding sequence ATGGGAGAGAACGAAGAAAGTACAAGCTCCGAAAAAGTGCTTATTCTTCCTCTAAGTGAGGATTCTAAAAAGATCACACAATTGCTGTCAAATGAAAAAGCAATGAAAATGCTGGAGATACTTGCGGATAGACCAATGTCAGCCAGTGATGTTGCTGAAAAACTTGACCTGCCGCTGACGACTGTGAAATATAATCTTGACGGACTCGTCGAGGCTGACCTCATAAAGGTCAAGGAAACAAAATGGAGCCGCAAGGGCAGGGAGGTAAAGATATACGAACCTGTCCATAAACTGATAGTTGTTGCCCCGGGAAGCATGAAAAATGACAGGTCATCCATCATCAGTATGCTCAAAAAGTATCTAGGACTCATTGCAGGAGCTGTTTTTGCCGCCACGGGACTTGAAGCCCTCAGCAGATACTCCATGTTTTCCTCTGCACCACAGATGGCACAGGACTCTGAAGTAATGACCAAGGCAATGCCGGAGTTTGAAGCAGATGATTTTGCAGGATACGAAGATATCCCGGACACAAATGCATCTGACACTGTGCTCTATGCGCAGACCACCACCGAAGAGATGCCTGTTGATACTCTTACAGAATCTGCTGATATTCCAACTGAATCTGCAGATATGACCTCAATACCATCAGACGGAGTGCAACCTGAAATGTTTGCCTCTGCGGCACCTAACGGAACCGATGCAGGTGCTGACATGATGAGAGAAAGTGCACTGGCAGTAAACCAGACACAGGTTGCACCAATGTCAAATACAGTAACAGACAACGTTACTGCTGCAGGAGGAGCTGTTAGTGATACATTTATGCACGGTTTGCTGTCCCATGTGAGTGTATGGTTCTTCTTTGGATGTATTTTTGTGATTACCATTCTATTTGTAAGAGAAATGTATTATAGAAAAAAGAACATATGA
- a CDS encoding TRM11 family methyltransferase — translation MLYAFELSGEHAVLPVKEVYACLSMEGLTYREHAFYDQCLIVDIEGEDVDAKLRFIAGRLAMSHYILKVVGIFEVEAEQIIEMCDNSDLSGHLLEGQTYVVRAKRAKHHGDVKREFIEGRLGGSIYRKGFRANMKEPDVTFRLIMTNKAVLGSVVAIVDRGDYEHRAPHKKPFFYPGVLMPRVARALVNISQIRSGEVLLDPFSGTAGVLVEAGLIGAHVIGIEVRRKISHGAKMNLDEYDADYSLLVGDACRVSLKDSSVDAIVTDPPYGRSAAIRAESLHHLYTDSFAEMYRILKTGKLAVVVSEMKVVEFAEKAGFTVVDVFTQKVHKSLTRTFTVIRKD, via the coding sequence ATGCTGTATGCTTTTGAGTTATCCGGTGAACACGCTGTCCTGCCAGTAAAAGAGGTCTATGCCTGTCTTTCAATGGAAGGACTGACATACAGGGAACATGCATTCTACGACCAGTGCCTGATAGTTGATATTGAAGGCGAGGATGTGGACGCAAAGCTTCGTTTTATTGCAGGCAGATTGGCGATGTCCCATTACATTCTGAAAGTAGTAGGGATATTTGAAGTTGAAGCCGAGCAGATAATAGAAATGTGTGACAATTCCGATCTTTCAGGACACCTTTTAGAAGGCCAGACCTATGTTGTTCGTGCAAAGAGGGCCAAGCACCATGGTGATGTCAAAAGGGAGTTCATAGAAGGAAGACTTGGTGGCAGCATATATCGTAAAGGTTTCAGGGCCAACATGAAAGAACCTGATGTGACTTTCCGTCTAATAATGACCAACAAGGCAGTTCTGGGTTCGGTAGTGGCAATTGTTGACAGGGGCGACTATGAACACCGTGCGCCACATAAAAAACCATTTTTCTACCCGGGTGTGCTCATGCCAAGAGTTGCAAGGGCATTGGTGAACATATCCCAAATACGTTCAGGTGAAGTACTTTTGGACCCTTTTAGCGGAACTGCAGGTGTCCTGGTTGAAGCAGGTCTCATCGGTGCACATGTTATTGGTATTGAAGTTCGCCGCAAGATATCCCACGGTGCAAAGATGAACTTAGATGAATATGATGCTGATTATTCATTACTGGTAGGTGATGCATGTCGTGTTTCACTTAAAGATTCATCAGTAGATGCAATCGTAACTGACCCTCCTTATGGCAGGTCTGCAGCTATCAGGGCTGAATCTCTTCATCACCTGTATACTGATTCATTTGCAGAAATGTATCGTATACTTAAAACCGGAAAACTTGCAGTTGTAGTTTCCGAGATGAAAGTCGTCGAGTTTGCAGAAAAAGCTGGCTTTACAGTTGTAGATGTGTTCACACAAAAAGTACACAAGAGTCTTACAAGGACTTTTACTGTCATCCGCAAGGACTAA
- a CDS encoding ATP-binding protein, whose amino-acid sequence MSDSLSAGVSKQQYILGGNGEDILLYMGRYLARDRSSGSHVSLDVNKPHALFIAGKRGYGKSYTMAVLMEGLMMLPDDIRSNVSSVVIDTMGIFWTLGKANDSQKEQILKWGLEPTIFDVDVFVPAGSLSSYKERHIDVKPISLPISEMDGYEWCRLFGIDPVSPSGVLIVRLIDELKNKGSFSFEDIIASVTADERADTVAKSAVENHFRTADSWGIFSETGVGMAELVKGGSTSVIDVSTIRSKALRSALVSSIARSIYHLRLEARRSYERKMMGDKSVEKGIPMVWMFIDEAQQFLPAQGETLASDVLLNEWLKQGRQPGLSLVLATQRPASLHPDVLSQSDLVICHRLTSQDDINVLESVRPTYMKDNFADSIMKMGSEKGIAFVVDDNTEATHIIRMRPRLSWHGGDDPSIIS is encoded by the coding sequence ATGTCAGACTCCTTAAGCGCAGGTGTTTCAAAGCAGCAGTACATCCTTGGTGGAAACGGTGAAGATATTCTTCTTTACATGGGAAGATATCTTGCACGTGATCGCTCTTCCGGTTCACATGTATCGCTGGATGTGAACAAACCACATGCATTGTTCATTGCAGGTAAAAGAGGCTATGGAAAATCCTACACAATGGCAGTTCTCATGGAAGGTCTGATGATGCTTCCGGATGATATAAGGAGTAACGTTTCATCAGTTGTTATTGATACTATGGGTATTTTCTGGACACTTGGGAAAGCTAACGATAGCCAGAAAGAGCAGATACTCAAATGGGGACTTGAACCTACAATATTTGATGTCGATGTTTTTGTACCTGCCGGAAGTCTTTCTTCCTATAAAGAAAGGCATATCGATGTAAAGCCAATTTCCTTACCAATATCAGAAATGGATGGCTATGAGTGGTGCAGGCTATTCGGAATAGACCCGGTATCTCCATCCGGAGTTCTGATAGTACGATTGATAGATGAGCTGAAAAACAAAGGGTCATTCTCATTTGAAGACATCATTGCTTCCGTAACGGCAGATGAACGTGCTGACACAGTTGCTAAAAGTGCTGTTGAAAATCATTTCAGGACAGCAGATTCATGGGGTATTTTTTCTGAAACTGGCGTAGGAATGGCAGAACTTGTTAAAGGTGGTTCCACATCAGTGATTGATGTCAGTACGATCAGAAGCAAGGCACTAAGGTCTGCACTTGTTAGTTCAATCGCCAGGAGTATCTATCATCTGAGGCTGGAAGCCCGGCGTTCATATGAAAGAAAAATGATGGGTGATAAATCCGTAGAAAAAGGAATTCCCATGGTCTGGATGTTCATCGATGAGGCCCAACAGTTCCTTCCTGCACAGGGTGAGACACTTGCATCGGATGTGTTACTGAACGAATGGCTGAAACAGGGAAGGCAACCCGGCCTTTCACTTGTACTTGCAACCCAGCGTCCGGCATCTCTCCATCCCGATGTACTTTCGCAATCGGATCTTGTTATATGTCACAGGCTCACATCCCAGGATGATATCAATGTCCTTGAATCTGTCAGACCTACATATATGAAAGACAATTTCGCAGATTCAATTATGAAAATGGGCTCTGAGAAAGGAATCGCATTTGTGGTGGATGATAATACCGAGGCTACACATATTATCCGTATGCGACCCCGTCTTAGCTGGCACGGAGGGGACGATCCATCCATAATCTCGTAA
- a CDS encoding M48 family metallopeptidase, whose translation MRCTASILNIVIEYELIRRDVKNPRLEFRGGELYLIVPKSFMEHEIIIRKHRRWIYNHYSKVQKIQEVSQNIELVSGRSVDELKSLVNKCVIIIGKELEVKPENVRFRKMRTKWGSCSSKGNLNFNTFLQYLPDEMVEYIVHHEMVHLIELNHSPKFWDHVKKRYPDYKESETRLAAYWTLIQQKC comes from the coding sequence ATGCGTTGTACTGCAAGCATCCTGAACATAGTTATAGAGTATGAGCTCATCCGCAGGGATGTGAAGAATCCAAGGCTGGAGTTTCGCGGAGGAGAACTATATCTCATTGTTCCAAAATCGTTCATGGAACATGAAATAATAATCCGTAAGCACCGGAGATGGATATATAACCACTATTCCAAAGTGCAGAAAATCCAGGAAGTATCACAGAACATTGAACTTGTAAGCGGCAGGTCAGTGGATGAACTGAAAAGCCTCGTCAATAAATGTGTGATAATTATCGGAAAAGAACTTGAAGTCAAACCTGAAAATGTAAGGTTCAGGAAGATGAGAACTAAATGGGGAAGCTGCAGCTCAAAAGGCAACCTCAATTTCAACACTTTTTTGCAATACCTGCCGGATGAGATGGTAGAGTATATTGTCCATCATGAGATGGTTCATCTCATCGAACTGAACCATAGTCCTAAATTCTGGGATCATGTGAAAAAGCGTTATCCAGATTATAAGGAATCAGAGACAAGGCTTGCAGCCTACTGGACTCTGATACAGCAAAAATGTTAA
- the ablA gene encoding lysine 2,3-aminomutase, producing the protein MQSYKRRQQNIVDRIDSEEPLAKWNDWKWQLRHSVNDIDTFETLLDIKFEAEEREALLKTLEKFPLSITPYYLSLIEAEDFRNDPIFMQSFPSPQELIVSCDEMADPLSEDHDSPVPGITHRYPDRVLFHISNVCSMYCRHCTRKRKVGDVESIPQKDEVLQGIEYIANNPQVRDVLLSGGDPLMLSDEYLDWILSELRAIPHVEVIRIGSRMPVVLPYRITDNLVNVLKKHHPVWLNTHFNHPREVTASSKQALKKLADAGIPLGNQTVLLAGVNDCYRILKKLFHKLVENRVRPYYLYQCDLSEGLTHFRTSVGKGIEIMENLIGHTSGFAIPSYVIDAPGGGGKIPVMPNYLISWSTNKVILRNYEGVITSYKEPDSYEAIYCDRKCDDCALQLKLDEAREFRYVGIAKLLSDFDDALSLVPEDTERMERRNIA; encoded by the coding sequence ATGCAATCTTACAAACGCAGGCAACAAAATATTGTAGATAGAATCGACTCTGAAGAACCTCTTGCAAAATGGAATGACTGGAAGTGGCAGCTAAGACATTCAGTAAATGACATTGATACATTTGAAACACTTCTTGATATCAAGTTTGAGGCTGAAGAGAGAGAAGCTTTATTAAAAACACTTGAAAAATTCCCATTATCCATAACTCCTTATTATCTCTCTTTAATAGAGGCGGAGGACTTCAGAAATGACCCAATTTTCATGCAATCTTTTCCTTCTCCGCAGGAACTAATTGTTTCATGTGATGAGATGGCAGACCCTCTGAGTGAAGACCATGACAGTCCGGTTCCCGGAATTACACACAGGTATCCTGACAGGGTGCTTTTCCATATCAGTAATGTATGTTCGATGTATTGCAGGCACTGTACAAGAAAGCGAAAAGTCGGTGATGTGGAGTCTATTCCTCAAAAAGATGAAGTTCTTCAGGGAATTGAGTACATAGCGAACAACCCTCAGGTAAGGGATGTCCTCCTGTCAGGAGGAGACCCACTTATGCTTTCTGATGAGTATCTGGACTGGATCCTTTCAGAACTACGTGCAATTCCACATGTAGAGGTAATAAGGATAGGCAGCAGAATGCCGGTTGTTCTACCTTACAGAATAACTGACAATCTTGTAAATGTCCTGAAAAAACACCATCCTGTATGGCTGAATACTCATTTCAACCATCCTCGTGAAGTTACGGCTTCTTCAAAACAGGCACTCAAAAAGCTTGCAGACGCAGGTATTCCACTGGGCAATCAGACTGTCCTGCTTGCAGGTGTGAACGACTGCTACAGAATTCTAAAGAAACTCTTCCACAAACTTGTGGAAAACCGTGTCCGTCCGTATTATCTTTATCAATGTGATCTCTCCGAAGGCCTGACACATTTCAGGACATCCGTGGGTAAAGGTATAGAGATCATGGAAAATCTCATTGGTCATACTAGTGGCTTTGCAATTCCATCCTATGTTATTGATGCTCCGGGTGGCGGAGGAAAAATACCTGTAATGCCAAACTACCTGATTTCCTGGTCAACTAACAAAGTCATTCTCAGGAATTATGAGGGGGTCATCACCTCCTACAAAGAACCGGATTCTTATGAAGCAATCTATTGCGACAGGAAATGCGATGATTGTGCTTTGCAGCTAAAGCTGGACGAAGCCCGGGAATTCAGATATGTGGGAATTGCAAAACTGTTATCTGATTTTGATGATGCATTGAGCCTTGTACCTGAAGATACAGAACGCATGGAGAGAAGGAACATTGCGTGA